The Pseudodesulfovibrio sp. zrk46 genome contains a region encoding:
- a CDS encoding adenylyltransferase/cytidyltransferase family protein — MPHPLGFIHGRFQVVHNDHLRYLLAGKSLCDHLIIGVTNPTPELTADEATDPQRSNSANNPLTYEEREEMIRDALIEAGVDEAAFEIIPFPINRPELLADIAPREAIYYLTIYDEWGREKKKRFEALGLTTHVMWEKSTDEKGLTGTQVRAAIRNRLAYHDATPPSVAKKIEAWNLQERLGGTESSGS, encoded by the coding sequence ATGCCACATCCGCTCGGCTTCATTCACGGCAGGTTTCAGGTGGTCCACAACGACCACCTTCGATACCTGCTGGCGGGCAAGTCGTTGTGCGATCATCTAATAATCGGTGTAACAAATCCCACACCGGAACTCACTGCGGACGAAGCCACAGATCCGCAACGCTCAAACAGTGCGAACAATCCTCTCACCTATGAAGAAAGAGAGGAGATGATTCGTGATGCACTCATTGAGGCTGGCGTGGATGAAGCGGCGTTTGAAATCATTCCTTTCCCTATCAATAGGCCGGAGCTCCTCGCCGACATAGCGCCGCGTGAGGCCATCTATTACCTCACCATTTATGATGAATGGGGGCGGGAAAAGAAAAAGCGATTCGAAGCATTAGGTTTGACCACGCATGTGATGTGGGAAAAATCCACTGATGAAAAGGGCCTCACAGGCACACAGGTACGCGCAGCTATCCGCAATAGGCTTGCCTACCATGATGCCACCCCACCATCGGTGGCAAAAAAAATTGAAGCGTGGAATCTTCAGGAGCGATTGGGCGGAACAGAATCTTCCGGATCGTAA
- the upp gene encoding uracil phosphoribosyltransferase — translation MALHVVDHPLIRHKIGILRKHDISTSRFRQLANEITRLLTYEATKDFETEKVTIEGWAGDVEVDSIKGKKVTVVPILRAGLGMLDGVYDMIPGAKASVVGFYRDEETLQPVEYYVKLASQMKDRMALILDPMLATGGTLEATIKLLKESGCTSIRGLFLCAAPEGVKRILDAHPDVEIYVAAVDEKLNDVGYIIPGLGDAGDKIFGTK, via the coding sequence TTGGCACTACACGTAGTTGACCATCCTCTCATTCGCCATAAAATCGGCATTCTGCGCAAGCACGACATCTCCACCAGCCGCTTCCGTCAGCTGGCAAACGAGATCACCCGTCTGCTCACCTACGAAGCAACCAAGGACTTCGAGACCGAGAAGGTCACCATCGAAGGCTGGGCCGGCGATGTAGAAGTCGATTCCATCAAAGGCAAGAAGGTAACCGTGGTTCCCATTCTGCGCGCCGGTCTCGGCATGCTGGATGGTGTATATGACATGATCCCCGGAGCAAAAGCTTCCGTGGTCGGTTTCTACCGCGATGAAGAAACCCTTCAGCCTGTCGAATACTACGTCAAGCTTGCCAGCCAGATGAAAGACCGCATGGCACTGATCCTCGATCCCATGTTGGCTACTGGTGGCACTCTTGAAGCCACCATTAAGCTGCTCAAGGAGTCCGGCTGCACCTCTATTCGCGGCCTGTTCCTTTGTGCTGCACCTGAGGGCGTAAAGCGTATCCTGGATGCACACCCTGATGTAGAAATCTACGTAGCAGCGGTAGACGAGAAACTAAACGACGTTGGATACATCATCCCCGGTCTCGGAGACGCGGGAGATAAAATATTCGGAACCAAATAG
- a CDS encoding alkaline phosphatase family protein, whose translation MPDTCVLILLDGLGDRAHFQLGNRTPLQTAETPCLDRLASLGSTGLYHAGKLGKPLPSENAHFAMFGNSMRNFPGRGPLEALGADIELAENDVAMLAHFCSVLTTLENHMVLKYDRICGTPQEIDALYAALGPYEQDGVVVELHRTEGLFSVLTMKGDVSPHITDSNPMVDGRFVSQIHPLYDHRNDPAAQRTAQVLSDYHRWAHHRLNEVKENQTRIRQTLPAINGLVTQRAGQLCECRSMRDKLGMRGLSTTSGHMYKGLAKFLGMDFHHVRDTRDPGNDIAERVRFATENLGDYDFIHVHTKAPDRAAHTKSPKGKVKAIEALDRGLAESIEPLLKNEDVLLVVTSDHSTPSSGNLIHSGEPVPVMFIGDGVRRDNVEQFDEISVASGALSCLRGDELMHMILNYTDRARLGGIHDSPRPQLFWPGDYDPFTV comes from the coding sequence GTGCCAGATACCTGCGTACTCATCCTTCTTGATGGTCTGGGCGACAGGGCCCACTTCCAGCTTGGCAACCGCACCCCGCTCCAGACGGCAGAAACTCCCTGCCTGGACAGACTGGCAAGTCTCGGTTCTACCGGCTTGTACCATGCCGGCAAGCTTGGCAAACCTCTGCCCAGCGAGAACGCTCATTTCGCCATGTTCGGCAATTCAATGCGAAATTTCCCGGGACGTGGGCCTTTGGAGGCTTTGGGCGCCGACATCGAATTGGCCGAAAACGACGTGGCCATGCTGGCTCACTTTTGCAGTGTTCTGACTACGTTGGAAAACCACATGGTCCTCAAGTATGACCGGATCTGCGGCACACCTCAGGAAATCGACGCCCTGTACGCCGCTCTGGGACCTTACGAACAGGACGGCGTTGTTGTAGAACTCCACCGGACCGAAGGTCTGTTCTCAGTGTTGACCATGAAAGGAGACGTCTCTCCTCACATCACTGACTCCAACCCCATGGTAGACGGTCGCTTCGTCTCTCAGATTCATCCTCTTTACGACCATAGAAACGATCCGGCGGCTCAACGCACCGCCCAAGTACTCAGTGATTACCACCGCTGGGCACATCACCGCCTCAATGAGGTAAAAGAGAATCAGACACGCATCCGCCAAACCCTGCCCGCCATTAACGGACTGGTAACTCAACGTGCTGGCCAGCTGTGCGAATGCCGCTCCATGCGCGACAAGCTCGGCATGCGCGGTCTCTCCACCACAAGTGGGCACATGTACAAGGGATTGGCCAAATTTCTGGGTATGGACTTCCACCACGTTCGCGACACTCGTGACCCTGGCAATGACATTGCTGAACGCGTTCGTTTCGCCACAGAAAACCTGGGAGATTACGACTTCATCCATGTCCATACCAAGGCTCCTGACCGTGCAGCCCACACCAAGAGCCCAAAGGGTAAGGTCAAAGCCATCGAAGCGCTGGACCGCGGCTTGGCTGAGTCCATTGAGCCGCTCCTCAAAAACGAGGATGTACTGTTGGTAGTAACATCTGACCACTCTACGCCCAGCTCCGGTAACTTGATCCATTCTGGCGAGCCCGTACCGGTCATGTTCATTGGTGACGGTGTTCGTCGAGACAACGTTGAACAGTTCGACGAAATAAGTGTCGCAAGTGGCGCATTGAGCTGTTTACGCGGAGACGAGTTGATGCACATGATCCTCAACTACACAGACCGTGCACGACTCGGTGGCATTCACGATTCACCCCGCCCGCAACTTTTCTGGCCTGGCGACTACGACCCGTTCACCGTCTAG
- a CDS encoding uracil-xanthine permease family protein has protein sequence MSNIHSTDYNFRPKDALLGAQMLFVAFGALVLVPLLTGLDANVALFTAGAGTLVFQVITKGKVPVFLASSFAFIAPIIYGVQTWGIPATMCGLLGAGLLYVVLSFLISIYGSDMLRRVLPPVVTGPVIMVIGLILAPVAVHMAMGRTGDGSAWLVPNTTAMIIAGVALITTIFTSLLGKGWIKLIPILLGIVAGYVTSLILDATGFSAAQQAAFDPGQLQNWTAPVLVSFDKIASAPVLAIPNFTFPEWNLEAILFIVPVAIAPAIEHFGDVLAISGISGKDYVKDPGINKTMLGDGVATSLAAVLGGPPNTTYSEVSGAVALTRAFNPAIMTWAAITAIILAFVGKLGAFLNTIPVPVMGGIMILLFGAITVIGINTLVRAGNDLMLPRNLAIVAIILVFGIGGMSFDLVIVKLGGIGLAGIIGVVLNLILPCKDCNDPLPDEVNPRDADHSTDL, from the coding sequence ATGAGTAACATCCATTCCACTGATTACAATTTTAGACCCAAAGACGCCCTGCTGGGCGCACAAATGCTATTCGTTGCTTTCGGCGCGCTGGTCCTGGTACCTCTGCTGACCGGGCTTGACGCCAACGTGGCACTTTTCACCGCCGGTGCAGGCACCCTTGTCTTCCAGGTTATCACTAAAGGTAAAGTGCCCGTTTTCCTGGCATCGAGCTTCGCCTTTATCGCCCCCATCATCTACGGCGTACAGACTTGGGGTATCCCGGCCACCATGTGCGGCCTTCTTGGTGCAGGCCTGCTCTATGTTGTTCTGAGCTTCCTGATCTCCATTTACGGCTCCGATATGCTTCGCCGAGTACTTCCTCCAGTAGTTACCGGTCCTGTTATCATGGTTATTGGCCTGATCTTGGCTCCTGTTGCTGTGCATATGGCCATGGGCCGCACCGGTGACGGTTCTGCTTGGCTGGTCCCCAACACCACCGCCATGATTATTGCTGGCGTAGCTCTTATCACCACCATCTTTACTTCTCTGCTCGGCAAGGGCTGGATCAAGCTGATCCCCATCCTGCTCGGCATCGTTGCTGGATATGTCACTTCCCTGATTCTGGACGCCACCGGCTTCTCCGCTGCACAGCAGGCCGCATTTGATCCCGGCCAGCTCCAGAACTGGACCGCTCCGGTCTTGGTCAGCTTTGACAAAATAGCTTCTGCCCCAGTGCTGGCAATCCCCAACTTCACGTTCCCCGAATGGAACCTGGAAGCTATCCTCTTCATCGTTCCGGTCGCCATTGCTCCGGCAATTGAACACTTCGGTGATGTTCTTGCCATCAGCGGTATCTCCGGCAAAGACTACGTGAAAGATCCCGGCATCAACAAAACCATGCTCGGCGACGGTGTCGCTACCTCTCTGGCAGCCGTCCTCGGTGGCCCCCCGAACACCACCTACTCCGAGGTTTCCGGTGCCGTAGCTTTGACACGCGCCTTCAACCCGGCCATTATGACCTGGGCTGCCATCACCGCTATCATCCTCGCCTTCGTAGGCAAGCTCGGTGCATTCCTGAACACCATCCCGGTTCCGGTTATGGGCGGCATCATGATCCTGCTGTTCGGCGCTATCACCGTCATCGGCATCAACACCCTAGTGCGCGCAGGCAATGACCTGATGCTCCCCCGCAACCTCGCTATCGTGGCCATCATTCTGGTCTTCGGTATCGGCGGCATGAGCTTCGATCTGGTCATCGTCAAACTCGGCGGCATCGGCCTGGCCGGTATCATAGGTGTGGTTCTGAACCTGATTCTCCCCTGCAAGGATTGCAACGATCCTCTGCCGGACGAAGTCAATCCCCGCGACGCTGATCACAGCACCGACCTGTAG
- a CDS encoding rhomboid family intramembrane serine protease: MIPLRDNVPRVTPPVAVTSIIILNLLVFLFSKGLDFRSLFHLFHVYGVVPARFFNPDWASWAGYPDSFGLPLVTYMFLHSGWLHVILNMWMLWIFGDNIEDVTGHWGFVAFYLLCGMAAVGLHMAFEQASSVPVVGASGAVGGVMGAYIILYPHGRVLTLVPIVFIPLILRIPSVLFLGVWFLSQVTSGIISQVKDVSEVAWWAHVGGFVAGIVLIQWFRRRGHCRYCYNPDTKDYDPEDSVPPNRS, translated from the coding sequence GTGATTCCCCTGAGGGATAATGTGCCGCGCGTCACCCCACCGGTGGCGGTGACGTCCATTATCATACTCAATTTGCTGGTATTCCTTTTCAGCAAGGGGCTTGATTTTCGTTCACTGTTTCATCTTTTTCATGTCTATGGAGTAGTCCCTGCACGATTTTTCAATCCGGATTGGGCTTCGTGGGCGGGGTATCCGGATTCTTTCGGACTGCCGTTGGTCACATACATGTTTCTGCACAGCGGCTGGCTTCATGTTATTCTCAACATGTGGATGCTCTGGATCTTTGGTGACAATATCGAAGATGTTACCGGGCATTGGGGATTCGTGGCGTTCTATCTTTTATGTGGGATGGCCGCAGTTGGACTGCACATGGCTTTTGAGCAGGCTTCATCAGTCCCGGTTGTGGGGGCGTCTGGTGCTGTCGGCGGCGTCATGGGGGCGTACATCATCCTCTATCCCCACGGTCGTGTTTTGACGCTCGTCCCTATTGTTTTCATTCCGTTGATTTTACGGATTCCTTCAGTGCTGTTTCTCGGAGTGTGGTTCCTGTCACAGGTGACATCCGGTATCATTTCGCAAGTGAAGGATGTGAGCGAAGTTGCCTGGTGGGCTCATGTGGGCGGCTTTGTTGCCGGGATTGTGCTGATTCAATGGTTTCGTAGGCGCGGGCATTGTCGGTACTGCTACAATCCCGACACCAAGGATTACGATCCGGAAGATTCTGTTCCGCCCAATCGCTCCTGA
- the coaE gene encoding dephospho-CoA kinase (Dephospho-CoA kinase (CoaE) performs the final step in coenzyme A biosynthesis.) has translation MNDDKKNSWELTVPSTDAGIRLDKFWGRELKDEGVSRGRVKSWIESGLALVNGEPVTKGKHKLASFDKVAIGAAENEASEDAAQPMEGDLDIVYEDDHVVVVDKAAGLTTHPAPGEPGPTLVNHLLHKYPDISSKHSGMDSLRPGIVHRLDKDTSGLIAAVRTEADRLTLASDFAERRVRKVYLAIVHGKPEKESGTIEAPIGRHPQQKTRMAVLEKGGREAKSDYRVLWTGPRGLASLVAVRIHTGRTHQIRVHMAHIGHPLLGDAVYGSREHAEWCRRSDRIAELAPRQMLHAFYLSFNHPENGENITLWRQPSKDFLTLLAGLNRECLRVGIVGMPGSGKSTVLRHLREEGLPCFSADECVAELYASDGDGAAMIMQRFGGEHSLEDGSVDKASLFKAMCESDGLRREIMDMVHPMVRHACEVFFKAHRDEPVAYAEIPLLLEGGWHEKGHVDAVAGVRCPHEKRTGELREIRGLDESMLAIFDSWQWPEEKKLAACDTFIENCGGLDELAKGTRTMRLWAEARFQADNDAFKLWLEKLWPQLADEFDNEVAK, from the coding sequence ATGAACGATGATAAAAAAAATAGCTGGGAATTGACCGTTCCTTCGACTGATGCCGGTATCCGGTTGGATAAATTTTGGGGACGCGAACTCAAGGATGAAGGAGTATCGCGTGGAAGGGTCAAATCTTGGATCGAATCCGGTCTGGCTTTGGTAAATGGGGAGCCTGTTACCAAGGGTAAACATAAACTCGCCAGTTTTGACAAGGTAGCCATTGGAGCGGCAGAGAATGAGGCTTCAGAAGATGCGGCCCAGCCTATGGAAGGTGATCTGGATATCGTCTACGAAGATGATCATGTCGTTGTCGTGGACAAAGCTGCTGGACTGACCACGCACCCAGCTCCCGGTGAACCCGGGCCAACCTTGGTCAATCACCTGCTTCACAAGTATCCTGATATCTCTTCGAAACATTCGGGGATGGACTCTCTGCGTCCAGGCATCGTTCATCGACTGGATAAGGATACCTCTGGCCTTATTGCAGCTGTTCGCACTGAAGCGGATCGTCTCACTCTTGCTTCCGATTTCGCAGAGCGTCGCGTGCGCAAGGTGTACCTCGCCATCGTTCATGGAAAGCCAGAAAAGGAAAGTGGTACTATAGAGGCTCCTATCGGCAGGCACCCGCAGCAAAAAACTCGTATGGCGGTGCTGGAAAAAGGCGGACGGGAGGCCAAGAGTGATTACCGCGTGCTCTGGACTGGGCCCCGTGGTCTGGCGTCTTTGGTGGCAGTACGTATTCATACCGGAAGAACACATCAGATTCGTGTTCATATGGCTCACATAGGGCATCCTCTTTTAGGTGATGCAGTCTATGGCTCTCGTGAACATGCCGAATGGTGTCGTCGATCAGACAGGATTGCGGAATTGGCTCCGCGTCAGATGCTCCATGCGTTTTATCTTTCTTTTAACCATCCTGAAAACGGCGAGAACATTACCTTGTGGCGACAGCCGTCCAAGGATTTTCTTACGTTGCTGGCTGGACTGAATCGTGAATGTCTGCGCGTGGGAATCGTCGGCATGCCGGGGAGTGGCAAGTCCACAGTATTGCGACACCTGCGTGAAGAGGGCTTGCCATGTTTCAGTGCGGATGAGTGTGTGGCGGAACTGTACGCTTCCGATGGCGACGGGGCTGCCATGATCATGCAGCGTTTTGGCGGTGAGCATTCTCTTGAAGACGGTAGTGTGGATAAGGCGAGCCTCTTCAAAGCGATGTGTGAGTCGGATGGGCTTCGGCGCGAGATTATGGATATGGTTCATCCAATGGTGCGTCATGCTTGCGAAGTGTTTTTCAAAGCGCATCGTGACGAGCCAGTGGCTTATGCCGAGATTCCTCTTTTGCTCGAAGGCGGCTGGCATGAAAAAGGGCATGTGGATGCGGTGGCCGGAGTGCGTTGCCCTCATGAAAAACGAACCGGCGAATTGCGTGAGATTCGCGGTTTAGATGAAAGCATGTTGGCTATCTTTGATTCTTGGCAGTGGCCGGAAGAAAAGAAGCTGGCAGCCTGTGATACCTTTATTGAGAATTGCGGCGGTCTGGATGAACTGGCGAAGGGAACCCGCACCATGCGGCTGTGGGCTGAAGCTCGTTTTCAGGCCGATAATGATGCGTTCAAGCTTTGGTTGGAGAAACTGTGGCCTCAATTGGCTGACGAATTTGATAATGAGGTCGCCAAGTGA